The Synechococcales cyanobacterium CNB genome includes a window with the following:
- a CDS encoding nucleotidyl transferase AbiEii/AbiGii toxin family protein, with the protein MSGVSASVKQRLLNYSRERGEVFNLVLVRFAVERLLYRLTRSPYADAFVLKGAMLFAAWTGKPHRPTQDVDLLGFGEPSADRLAKVFREIAAIDVEPDGLAFDPASVRVEAIREEAIYDGLRVRMLAFLGTARIPLQIDVGFGDAITPGPRELTFGPMLDLPAPRLRTYPPETVVAEKLDAIIVLGMANSRMKDYFDLWTLRQTTAFEMDLLRAAIAATLERRGTPMPTELPIGLTDAFANDDSKRKQWAGFIRKMGDVGATRPLAEVVELVRTFLEPVLVPLSDTDAARWPAGGPWSPSSTTASDGSDS; encoded by the coding sequence GTGAGCGGCGTGTCGGCATCGGTCAAGCAGCGGCTGCTGAACTACAGCCGAGAACGTGGCGAGGTGTTCAACCTCGTGCTCGTGCGATTCGCCGTCGAGCGGCTGCTGTATCGGCTGACCCGGAGCCCATATGCCGACGCGTTCGTGCTGAAGGGGGCGATGCTGTTCGCGGCGTGGACCGGCAAGCCGCACCGCCCCACGCAGGATGTCGATCTGCTCGGATTCGGCGAGCCGTCCGCGGACCGGCTCGCGAAGGTCTTCCGGGAGATCGCCGCCATCGATGTCGAGCCGGACGGACTCGCATTCGACCCCGCCTCGGTGCGGGTCGAAGCAATCCGCGAGGAGGCGATCTACGACGGGCTTCGAGTTCGGATGCTCGCATTTCTCGGCACCGCAAGGATCCCGCTCCAGATTGATGTCGGCTTCGGCGACGCCATCACGCCGGGCCCACGGGAGCTGACCTTCGGCCCGATGCTCGACCTGCCCGCGCCCCGGCTGCGAACGTATCCGCCGGAGACGGTCGTCGCGGAGAAGCTCGATGCGATCATCGTACTGGGCATGGCGAACAGCCGGATGAAGGACTACTTCGACCTCTGGACCCTGCGGCAGACGACAGCGTTCGAGATGGACCTGCTCCGTGCCGCGATCGCGGCGACACTTGAACGTCGAGGTACGCCGATGCCGACCGAGCTGCCGATTGGATTGACCGATGCGTTCGCCAATGACGATTCGAAGCGGAAGCAGTGGGCCGGGTTCATCCGGAAGATGGGTGATGTCGGTGCGACGCGACCTCTGGCGGAGGTGGTCGAGCTCGTACGAACATTCCTCGAGCCCGTTCTTGTTCCGCTGTCCGATACCGACGCGGCCCGTTGGCCTGCCGGCGGGCCGTGGAGCCCGTCATCCACGACGGCCTCTGACGGCTCCGACTCCTGA
- a CDS encoding transcriptional regulator, translating into MAPKPSDPVAAAMRMAETQGMIRVRDAEERGIHREVLRRLAEQGRLVRVARGTYAPASAEPSTHHDLAIAAIRVPHGVVCLLSALAYHEIGTQLPHEVWMTIDRRAHKPRVDRPPMRFVLASGVALQLGVETVEIDGVGVRVYNPAKCVVDCFRYRRHVGLEVAVEALRETLRQRRATASEIDKYARKCRVGSVIRPYLEAVA; encoded by the coding sequence ATGGCCCCCAAGCCCTCTGATCCCGTCGCAGCCGCCATGCGGATGGCTGAAACCCAGGGGATGATCCGCGTCCGCGATGCGGAGGAGCGCGGCATCCACCGGGAGGTGCTCCGCCGCCTGGCCGAACAGGGCAGGCTCGTCAGGGTCGCCCGGGGGACCTACGCCCCGGCGTCGGCGGAGCCCTCGACGCACCACGACCTGGCGATCGCAGCCATCCGCGTGCCGCACGGCGTCGTCTGCCTTCTGTCGGCGCTGGCGTACCACGAGATCGGCACGCAGCTGCCGCACGAGGTCTGGATGACGATCGACCGGCGTGCCCACAAGCCGCGGGTGGACCGGCCGCCGATGCGTTTCGTGCTGGCGTCCGGCGTGGCGCTGCAACTCGGGGTCGAAACGGTGGAGATCGATGGCGTCGGCGTTCGGGTCTACAACCCGGCGAAGTGCGTGGTCGACTGCTTCCGCTACCGCCGGCACGTTGGGCTCGAGGTCGCGGTCGAGGCGCTGCGTGAGACGCTCCGGCAACGCCGGGCGACGGCGAGCGAGATCGACAAGTACGCACGGAAGTGCCGCGTCGGCTCGGTGATCCGTCCGTACCTGGAGGCGGTGGCGTGA
- a CDS encoding DUF3987 domain-containing protein: protein MRTPTTPTEAVLAALRAKGVKVRRNGDGWSCTCPSHEDANPSLSIGTGDDDRCLLHCHAGCDTAAIVAALGLAMKDLMPGYSNGGSCAPRRAVARTTSTPSLSSAYATADEAVAALARTLGPCSSRWVYRDAMGEPVGETVRWNLPTGGKDVRPVSRRGDGWVIGAMPEPRPLLHLTELSRLPDGAWVYIVEGETCVDAARAIGLVATTSAGGSKAAGKSDWSVMKGKVAVIFPDRDAAGDAYAEEVARLCHAAGAQEVRVVRLAEHWTAVPPGGDIVDVLAMEGGNAEAVHAKIDALAVAAEPVAPEAPVDHNPDDRPAFDLAALFPAATADIRDYFADLARSTQTPPDMASLLGLAVASACICNVSCVRGHGDHIEPAPLWALVLSEPGTRKSAVLAELLRPILKWEADKGREMRPVIAAAAQRHRITERRIRAIEDQAGKVADPFKRAVVEGEAIRLAQEMEATPVPTAPALLASEPTPEALVRQMKENHGRALLASAEGDALDIVQGRYSGVRNYGALLKGHAGDPIRAQRVGRPSDVIDRPALAMALCVQRAAVEAVWCDPQAEGRGLLARFAVIAPPDLVGMRDVRPEPVRASVREAWQAALARLLSFEPSEDPDTGPAVIALSPEADGLYHAFQLRTEAALGFGDLAERRAWGGKLCGLSLRIALTLHALTTWGRCGTPGEAPRIDAQTLAAAIAWADYLAASERHARLSITEPAEQRVARRHLALIARHDGSVSIRDWQRLRSLARATDADAELDALAKAGHGEWSWSAPGPRGGRPSRRFVLRGRVPASDTSPPTAAPNATGGQQAGVPSVSSASGGTAPPHGA, encoded by the coding sequence ATGAGGACCCCGACGACGCCGACGGAGGCCGTGCTGGCCGCTCTCCGCGCGAAGGGCGTGAAGGTTCGGCGCAACGGCGACGGTTGGTCGTGCACCTGCCCCTCGCACGAGGACGCAAACCCGAGTCTGAGCATCGGCACGGGTGACGACGACCGATGTCTGCTCCACTGCCACGCGGGCTGCGACACAGCGGCGATCGTCGCAGCCCTCGGCCTGGCGATGAAGGACCTGATGCCGGGGTATTCGAATGGAGGCAGCTGCGCCCCACGCCGTGCGGTTGCTCGCACGACCAGCACGCCAAGCCTATCGAGCGCGTACGCAACGGCGGACGAGGCCGTAGCCGCGCTCGCACGGACGCTCGGTCCGTGCTCCAGTCGCTGGGTCTACCGCGACGCTATGGGAGAACCCGTCGGCGAGACAGTTCGCTGGAACCTCCCCACGGGCGGCAAGGATGTCCGTCCGGTGTCTCGCCGTGGTGATGGCTGGGTGATCGGCGCAATGCCCGAGCCGCGGCCGCTTCTGCACCTGACTGAGTTGTCGCGGCTGCCCGACGGGGCGTGGGTCTACATCGTCGAGGGCGAGACATGCGTGGACGCGGCCCGGGCCATCGGCCTCGTCGCCACGACCAGCGCTGGCGGGAGCAAGGCGGCGGGTAAGTCCGATTGGTCCGTCATGAAGGGCAAGGTCGCTGTGATCTTCCCTGACCGTGACGCTGCGGGCGATGCCTACGCCGAAGAGGTCGCACGATTGTGCCACGCCGCCGGCGCACAGGAAGTCCGCGTGGTGCGGCTCGCCGAGCACTGGACCGCGGTCCCACCTGGTGGCGACATCGTTGATGTGCTCGCGATGGAGGGCGGCAATGCCGAGGCGGTGCATGCGAAGATCGATGCATTGGCCGTGGCAGCCGAGCCGGTCGCACCGGAGGCACCTGTGGACCACAATCCGGACGACCGCCCCGCGTTCGACCTCGCCGCGCTCTTCCCCGCCGCCACCGCTGACATCCGAGACTACTTCGCCGACCTGGCCCGCTCGACGCAGACGCCGCCGGACATGGCCTCGCTGCTGGGCTTGGCGGTCGCGTCGGCGTGCATCTGCAACGTCTCGTGCGTCCGCGGGCATGGCGATCACATCGAGCCCGCCCCGCTGTGGGCGCTGGTGCTTTCCGAGCCGGGCACACGCAAGTCGGCCGTGCTGGCGGAACTGCTGCGGCCGATCCTGAAGTGGGAGGCAGACAAGGGTCGCGAGATGCGACCCGTCATCGCCGCGGCGGCCCAGCGGCACCGCATCACCGAGCGACGCATCCGCGCGATTGAGGATCAGGCGGGCAAGGTGGCCGACCCGTTCAAGCGGGCGGTCGTCGAAGGTGAGGCGATCCGGCTCGCCCAGGAGATGGAGGCGACGCCAGTGCCGACCGCGCCGGCGCTGCTGGCCAGTGAGCCCACGCCGGAAGCGCTCGTGCGGCAGATGAAGGAAAACCACGGTCGAGCGCTGCTCGCCAGCGCTGAGGGAGACGCACTGGACATCGTGCAAGGTCGCTATTCCGGCGTGCGGAACTATGGCGCGTTGCTCAAGGGTCATGCGGGCGATCCGATCCGTGCGCAGCGGGTTGGTCGTCCCTCCGACGTTATCGATCGTCCGGCGCTGGCCATGGCGCTGTGCGTGCAGCGGGCGGCGGTCGAAGCGGTGTGGTGCGACCCGCAGGCCGAGGGGCGTGGCCTGCTGGCGCGATTCGCCGTCATCGCCCCGCCGGACCTCGTCGGCATGCGCGATGTGCGGCCCGAGCCGGTGCGAGCGTCCGTCCGCGAGGCGTGGCAGGCCGCGCTCGCCCGCCTGCTGTCGTTCGAGCCGAGCGAAGATCCCGACACCGGCCCCGCCGTCATCGCGCTCTCACCGGAGGCCGACGGCCTCTACCACGCGTTCCAACTCCGCACCGAGGCCGCTCTGGGCTTTGGCGACCTGGCCGAACGCCGCGCATGGGGCGGCAAACTGTGTGGCCTCTCGCTGCGCATCGCGCTCACGCTGCACGCGCTGACGACTTGGGGCCGCTGCGGCACGCCAGGCGAAGCGCCGCGCATCGATGCGCAGACGTTGGCCGCCGCCATCGCGTGGGCCGACTACCTCGCCGCGTCGGAGCGCCACGCGCGGCTCAGCATCACCGAGCCCGCGGAGCAGCGCGTCGCCCGTCGCCACCTCGCCCTCATCGCACGCCACGACGGCTCGGTCAGCATCCGGGATTGGCAACGCCTCCGGTCGCTGGCGCGGGCGACGGATGCCGACGCAGAACTCGATGCGCTGGCCAAGGCCGGGCATGGCGAGTGGTCGTGGTCCGCGCCGGGGCCGCGTGGCGGGCGGCCGTCGCGGCGCTTCGTCCTGCGGGGCCGCGTTCCCGCCTCCGACACATCCCCGCCCACGGCGGCCCCAAACGCCACGGGTGGCCAGCAGGCCGGGGTTCCGTCGGTTTCGTCGGCGTCAGGCGGCACAGCCCCGCCGCACGGCGCGTGA
- a CDS encoding helix-turn-helix domain-containing protein, which yields MTDAFPPLLTYRQAAQVLGVTDRTLRTLVRDGRLPAVRFGRSVRIDPADLRRFIDSAKRGENGGVR from the coding sequence CTGACCGACGCTTTCCCGCCCCTGCTCACATACCGCCAGGCCGCCCAGGTGCTCGGCGTCACCGACCGGACGCTGCGGACGCTGGTGAGAGATGGCCGCCTGCCCGCCGTGCGATTCGGGCGGAGCGTGCGGATCGACCCCGCCGACCTGCGGCGGTTCATCGACAGCGCCAAGCGCGGCGAGAACGGGGGTGTCCGATGA
- a CDS encoding helix-turn-helix domain-containing protein, with amino-acid sequence MPRRSRPRAIPDPPEHQWTRAARGCGGPGPCYGWTGACGNSAWAWEYGIWFPARLHGAAARHPLVTTRELAAVLGVTADTIRGWVRSWRIPCLRVGQKTLRFDREAVLAAIRDGHGSEGGAA; translated from the coding sequence ATGCCCCGGCGCTCCCGCCCGCGGGCGATCCCGGACCCGCCTGAGCATCAGTGGACGCGGGCGGCACGGGGCTGCGGCGGGCCTGGGCCTTGCTACGGCTGGACAGGCGCTTGCGGGAACTCGGCGTGGGCATGGGAGTACGGTATCTGGTTCCCCGCCCGGCTGCACGGCGCGGCCGCCCGCCACCCGCTGGTCACGACCCGCGAACTGGCGGCCGTGCTGGGCGTGACCGCCGACACGATCCGCGGCTGGGTACGGTCGTGGCGCATCCCATGCCTGCGGGTGGGCCAGAAGACCCTTCGGTTTGACCGTGAGGCGGTGCTGGCCGCCATCCGCGACGGGCACGGCTCGGAAGGGGGTGCGGCTTGA
- a CDS encoding site-specific DNA-methyltransferase encodes MKTELVWEGKYDEWGNRRTVDAASLAMPMQKIETIDQPRSEAIASGKFALFEKQSKRADDFRNRLIWGDNKLVMASLLAEFKGKVDLIYIDPPFDVGADFSLPVPIGEEDDEFVHKDASALEMVAYRDTWGRGPDSYLSMLSTRLEFCHNLLADTGSICVHCDWRLNSPIRMTLEEIFGADSFINEIVWRYGKMSNATQRFPRNHDTILAFGKTCGYRFSPIKTAPSEYRARYERILKENKVYYGSVRSSTDRLVLGRIKKVAKDLGRDLVDDDVLFDFDAEFKTQDDVFYDISIVKGNAGEQLDYPTQKPEALIKRLLEAFCPKDGLVADFFCGSGTTGAVAEKLGRRWIMCDLGRFAIHTTRKRMIEVQRQLHAEGKPYRAFDLYNLGRYERQWWQQEALKGADEEHRRVVLEFFRAEMLEAGKASHPLIHGRKGRALCHVNGIDGIFTAAEAREVAKAAAAMGAKELCCLAWDFEMNIHQRLEAIRAEMGIDIRIYRIPREIMEKNRKGPPPWLEVAVLEAEPVYRAPAEKGGPAPVDIRLTRFLPSLAEVPTKELEAIRERAIRSGFDFIDFWAVDFEWREDKPFNHHWQDYRTRKDRSLKTVSDAGHVYAKKGEYTACVKVVDVFGCDTSITVKVRV; translated from the coding sequence ATGAAGACCGAACTGGTGTGGGAGGGCAAGTACGACGAGTGGGGGAACCGGCGGACGGTGGACGCCGCGTCTCTGGCCATGCCCATGCAGAAGATCGAGACCATCGACCAGCCGCGCAGCGAGGCCATCGCCTCGGGCAAGTTCGCGCTCTTCGAGAAGCAGTCCAAACGCGCCGACGACTTCCGCAATAGGCTCATCTGGGGCGACAACAAACTCGTGATGGCCAGTTTGCTGGCGGAGTTCAAGGGCAAGGTCGACCTCATCTACATCGACCCGCCGTTTGACGTGGGGGCGGACTTCTCTTTGCCAGTCCCAATTGGAGAAGAAGACGACGAGTTTGTGCACAAGGACGCCTCAGCACTTGAAATGGTGGCATATCGCGACACCTGGGGGCGAGGTCCGGACTCCTATCTCTCAATGTTGTCGACGAGATTGGAGTTCTGCCATAATCTGCTTGCCGATACCGGGTCTATTTGCGTGCATTGTGATTGGAGGCTCAACAGCCCGATCCGCATGACGTTGGAAGAGATATTTGGCGCCGACTCTTTCATCAACGAGATAGTTTGGCGGTATGGCAAGATGAGCAATGCGACGCAGAGATTCCCACGAAATCACGACACTATTCTCGCATTTGGTAAGACTTGCGGCTACAGATTCTCGCCTATCAAGACTGCGCCAAGCGAGTACAGGGCAAGGTATGAGAGGATTCTCAAGGAGAACAAGGTGTACTACGGGTCGGTTCGATCTAGCACTGACCGACTAGTTCTTGGCCGTATCAAGAAAGTAGCCAAGGACCTGGGTCGTGACTTGGTAGACGACGACGTGTTGTTCGACTTTGATGCCGAGTTCAAGACTCAGGATGACGTGTTCTACGACATCTCGATCGTAAAGGGCAACGCTGGAGAGCAACTCGATTACCCAACGCAAAAGCCCGAGGCACTGATTAAGCGACTCTTGGAGGCGTTCTGTCCAAAAGACGGTCTAGTTGCCGACTTCTTCTGCGGTTCGGGGACGACTGGCGCGGTGGCGGAGAAACTCGGCCGCCGCTGGATCATGTGCGACCTGGGCCGCTTCGCCATCCACACGACGCGCAAGCGCATGATCGAGGTGCAGCGGCAGTTGCACGCGGAGGGCAAGCCGTACCGGGCCTTCGACCTCTACAACCTCGGGCGCTACGAGCGGCAGTGGTGGCAGCAGGAGGCGCTCAAGGGGGCGGACGAGGAGCATCGGCGGGTGGTGCTGGAGTTCTTCCGGGCGGAGATGCTGGAAGCGGGCAAGGCCAGCCACCCCTTGATTCACGGGCGCAAGGGGCGGGCGCTGTGCCATGTCAATGGGATCGACGGGATCTTCACGGCGGCGGAGGCGCGGGAGGTGGCCAAGGCCGCGGCGGCCATGGGGGCCAAGGAACTCTGCTGCCTGGCGTGGGACTTCGAGATGAACATCCACCAGCGCCTGGAGGCGATCCGGGCGGAGATGGGGATCGACATCCGCATCTACAGGATCCCGCGCGAGATCATGGAGAAGAACCGCAAGGGCCCCCCGCCGTGGCTGGAGGTGGCGGTGCTGGAGGCCGAGCCGGTGTATCGCGCGCCGGCGGAGAAGGGCGGGCCGGCGCCGGTGGACATCAGGTTGACGCGGTTTCTGCCGAGCCTCGCGGAGGTGCCGACGAAGGAACTGGAGGCGATCCGGGAGCGGGCGATCAGGAGCGGGTTCGACTTCATCGACTTCTGGGCGGTGGACTTCGAGTGGCGGGAAGACAAGCCGTTCAATCATCACTGGCAGGACTACCGCACGCGGAAGGACCGGAGTTTGAAGACGGTGAGCGACGCGGGGCACGTGTACGCGAAGAAGGGGGAGTACACGGCGTGCGTGAAGGTGGTGGACGTGTTCGGGTGCGATACGAGCATCACGGTGAAGGTGAGGGTGTGA
- a CDS encoding restriction endonuclease subunit R yields MAKTPTPAADAREEAPLNLDAVSPLYAPWEEPTAHRGRAEGPGKPAPVIARRRPSKLPVVNTLRDLVREWRECGYPGASTTTRTLLHYWFERSHRVPGPDGDVDFRYYYCQREAVETLIYLKEVRRTDRVSQILAEYGGPLLQTAALGVPDGEDAWGRAAFKMATGSGKTKAMALCIAWSYFHALFESDSPMAKHFVLIAPGLTVYERLKDDFGGGRIFDPPPRGDPIVPPEWRGDWNISVVEQDAAGGAATGGVIYLTNIHRLYDPSKRRGKKEAEYHEFMGPSVSKASALDVGAALRDRITAHKAIMVLNDEAHHVWDPDSAWNEAIEALHRGCQSRGGAGIVQQLDFSATPKDNEGNLFRHCVCDTPLGEAVDGGIVKFPIIGKASKLAEGPHKDAGYKYDMHLRLGYNRWKAAQEEWSKVGRKALMFVMCESTDAADQITRRLNDDPENFPLLKGRTINLHTNLKGRIVMRGSGENRQPVFEEKESEISEEDLKALRKLSRELDSGESPYLCIVSVMMLREGWDVRNVTTIVPLRKYSAESGILAEQTLGRGLRRMTGPGTPGGTIEAVTVIDHPAFAELYREELEQEGVIPEIVDAEKPQKTTVDIFVDPKKDAAALDIVVPQLSAGFSRKPVLEPPTMSDVKAAFGRLQKLPIDSKTDRVVDFEGRSLTTGEILTRLRIDLPQMATGAYAITYYVGLIEAECKVQGLFKILGSLIQSFIEEVLFEQPVSLYDDRIASRLADPDVVTHVLHVFVPMVRERTIQVERRAPELPPMSLKDWKPYKASHSERNPCRSAQKTMFNLVPCRGGLEAAIVPFLDLADNGVVAFAKNAGPQALRIDYVRANGQLSTYAPDFFVRGADGTYWLVETKGREDADVPRKAKSAIAWCEEASKAGVKWSYLFVPQNAVEAMSGGRLDDLVRACAPALQTLVQEREILEQAPLFAEAVTKEARAALPPFIDQATMDALPEQARKAAEEAILMFEFLSKREGSNLAPAFTSLLGQLDSAAKAMVLHRLGPFVPGMPSEQRAWFEPYISGATAKPVEAYKRLAQNIRKTILYSSGLMPLGMLRDCLDFALNDNTRITGVFEAIRQAFRFTGSRKVLEEVNAIYDFRNQHVAHQEVALTEVRPAAAALGRWIRALALLLKKMQAGPSE; encoded by the coding sequence ATGGCCAAGACCCCGACGCCAGCCGCGGATGCCCGTGAGGAGGCCCCCTTGAACCTGGATGCTGTGTCGCCGCTGTACGCGCCGTGGGAGGAGCCGACGGCGCACCGGGGGCGGGCGGAGGGTCCGGGGAAGCCCGCGCCGGTGATCGCTCGGCGTAGGCCGAGCAAGTTGCCGGTGGTGAACACGCTGCGCGACCTGGTGCGCGAATGGCGCGAGTGCGGCTACCCGGGCGCGAGCACAACCACGCGGACACTGCTGCACTACTGGTTCGAGCGTTCACACCGCGTGCCCGGGCCGGACGGGGATGTGGACTTCCGGTACTACTACTGCCAGCGTGAGGCGGTGGAGACGTTGATCTATCTGAAGGAGGTTCGGCGGACGGACCGCGTGAGCCAGATTCTCGCGGAGTACGGCGGGCCGCTGCTCCAGACGGCGGCGCTGGGCGTCCCTGACGGCGAGGACGCGTGGGGGCGGGCGGCGTTCAAGATGGCCACCGGCAGCGGCAAGACCAAGGCCATGGCGCTGTGCATCGCGTGGTCGTACTTCCACGCGCTGTTCGAGAGCGATTCGCCGATGGCGAAGCACTTCGTGCTGATCGCCCCGGGGCTGACGGTGTACGAGCGGCTCAAGGACGACTTCGGGGGCGGGCGGATCTTCGACCCGCCGCCGCGGGGCGACCCGATCGTGCCGCCGGAGTGGCGCGGGGACTGGAACATCTCGGTGGTGGAGCAGGACGCGGCGGGCGGCGCGGCCACGGGGGGGGTGATCTACCTGACGAACATCCATCGGCTGTACGACCCGTCGAAGCGACGCGGGAAGAAGGAGGCCGAGTACCACGAGTTCATGGGGCCGAGTGTGAGCAAGGCGAGCGCCCTGGACGTGGGGGCGGCGCTGCGCGATCGCATCACGGCGCACAAGGCGATCATGGTGCTCAACGACGAGGCGCACCACGTCTGGGATCCGGACTCGGCGTGGAACGAGGCCATCGAGGCCCTGCACCGCGGGTGCCAGAGCCGCGGCGGGGCGGGGATCGTGCAACAACTGGATTTCTCGGCGACGCCCAAGGACAACGAGGGCAACCTGTTCAGGCATTGCGTCTGCGATACGCCGCTGGGCGAAGCGGTGGACGGCGGAATCGTGAAGTTCCCGATCATCGGCAAGGCGAGCAAACTCGCCGAGGGGCCGCATAAGGACGCGGGGTACAAGTACGACATGCACCTGCGGCTGGGGTACAACCGCTGGAAGGCGGCGCAGGAGGAGTGGAGCAAGGTCGGCAGGAAGGCCCTGATGTTCGTCATGTGCGAGAGCACGGACGCTGCGGACCAGATCACGCGGCGGTTGAACGATGACCCCGAGAACTTCCCGCTGCTCAAGGGACGGACGATCAACCTGCACACGAACCTGAAGGGCAGGATCGTGATGCGCGGAAGCGGCGAGAACCGCCAGCCGGTCTTTGAAGAGAAGGAGAGCGAGATCAGCGAGGAGGACCTCAAGGCGCTGCGGAAACTGAGCCGCGAACTGGACAGCGGCGAGAGTCCGTACCTGTGCATCGTGTCGGTCATGATGCTTCGCGAGGGGTGGGACGTGAGGAACGTCACGACCATCGTGCCGTTGCGGAAGTACAGCGCCGAGTCGGGAATCCTGGCGGAGCAGACGCTGGGCCGCGGCCTGCGCCGCATGACCGGGCCGGGCACGCCCGGCGGAACGATCGAGGCGGTGACGGTCATCGACCACCCGGCGTTCGCCGAGTTGTACCGCGAGGAACTCGAGCAGGAGGGTGTGATCCCCGAGATCGTCGACGCGGAGAAGCCGCAGAAGACGACCGTGGACATCTTCGTAGACCCGAAGAAGGACGCGGCGGCGCTGGACATCGTGGTGCCGCAGTTGTCGGCGGGGTTCTCGCGCAAGCCCGTGCTTGAGCCGCCGACGATGAGCGACGTGAAGGCGGCGTTCGGCCGGCTCCAGAAACTGCCGATCGACAGCAAGACCGACCGGGTGGTGGACTTCGAGGGGCGGTCGCTGACGACCGGGGAGATACTGACCCGCCTGCGGATCGACCTGCCGCAGATGGCGACCGGGGCCTATGCGATCACCTACTACGTGGGGCTGATCGAGGCGGAGTGCAAGGTGCAGGGTCTGTTCAAGATCCTCGGGAGCCTGATTCAGTCGTTTATTGAGGAAGTGCTCTTTGAGCAGCCGGTGAGCCTGTACGACGATCGCATCGCATCGCGGCTCGCGGACCCTGACGTCGTGACGCACGTGCTGCACGTGTTCGTGCCGATGGTGCGCGAGCGGACGATTCAGGTCGAGCGGCGTGCGCCGGAACTTCCGCCGATGTCGCTGAAGGACTGGAAGCCGTACAAGGCGTCGCACAGCGAGCGGAACCCGTGCCGCTCGGCGCAGAAGACGATGTTCAACCTCGTGCCGTGCCGGGGCGGACTGGAGGCGGCGATCGTGCCGTTCCTGGACCTTGCCGACAATGGTGTCGTTGCCTTCGCAAAGAACGCAGGCCCGCAGGCGCTGCGGATCGACTATGTGCGGGCGAACGGGCAGTTGAGCACGTACGCGCCCGACTTCTTCGTGAGAGGTGCCGACGGCACGTACTGGCTTGTCGAGACCAAGGGCCGAGAGGACGCAGACGTTCCGCGCAAGGCCAAGTCCGCCATCGCGTGGTGCGAGGAGGCAAGCAAGGCCGGGGTGAAGTGGTCGTACTTGTTCGTCCCTCAGAACGCTGTGGAGGCGATGAGTGGGGGGCGGTTGGACGACCTGGTCCGTGCGTGCGCACCGGCGCTCCAGACGCTTGTCCAGGAGCGCGAGATTCTGGAGCAGGCACCGCTCTTCGCCGAGGCGGTAACCAAGGAGGCCCGGGCAGCGCTCCCGCCGTTCATCGATCAGGCGACGATGGACGCCCTGCCGGAGCAGGCCCGCAAGGCTGCGGAAGAGGCCATCCTCATGTTCGAGTTCCTGAGCAAGCGCGAGGGATCGAACCTCGCCCCGGCTTTCACGTCGCTTCTGGGGCAGTTGGATAGCGCGGCCAAGGCCATGGTGTTGCACCGCCTTGGGCCATTCGTACCCGGGATGCCCTCGGAGCAGCGGGCGTGGTTCGAGCCGTATATCTCGGGAGCGACTGCCAAACCGGTCGAAGCCTACAAGCGACTCGCACAGAACATCCGGAAGACGATCCTGTACAGCAGCGGGCTGATGCCGCTGGGCATGCTGCGTGACTGTCTGGACTTTGCCTTGAACGACAACACGAGGATCACGGGCGTATTTGAAGCGATCAGGCAGGCCTTCAGGTTCACAGGCAGCCGCAAGGTTCTTGAAGAAGTCAACGCCATTTACGACTTCCGCAATCAGCACGTGGCCCATCAGGAGGTAGCGTTGACGGAAGTCAGGCCAGCAGCGGCCGCGCTGGGACGTTGGATTCGTGCACTTGCTCTGCTGCTGAAGAAGATGCAGGCTGGTCCGTCAGAGTGA